One genomic window of Etheostoma spectabile isolate EspeVRDwgs_2016 chromosome 5, UIUC_Espe_1.0, whole genome shotgun sequence includes the following:
- the ap1b1 gene encoding AP-1 complex subunit beta-1 isoform X5, which produces MKADAACLFILWKDGSKSNGRGQKAITASTTPVTENRQFGSKMTDSKYFTTTKKGEIFELKAELNSDKKEKKKEAVKKVIASMTVGKDVSALFPDVVNCMQTDNLELKKLVYLYLMNYAKSQPDMAIMAVNTFVKDCEDPNPLIRALAVRTMGCIRVDKITEYLCEPLRKCLKDEDPYVRKTAAVCVAKLHDINAQLVEDQGFLDTLKDLISDSNPMVVANAVAALSEIAESHPNSNLLDLNPQTINKLLTALNECTEWGQIFILDCLANYTPRDDRESQSICERVTPRLSHANSAVVLSAVKVLMKFMEMLPKDLDYYGTLLKKLAPPLVTLLSAEPELQYVALRNINLIVQRRPEILKHEMKVFFVKYNDPIYVKLEKLDIMIRLASQANIAQVLAELKEYATEVDVDFVRKAVRAIGRCAIKVEQSAERCVSTLLDLIQTKVNYVVQEAIVVIKDIFRKYPNKYESVIATLCENLDSLDEPEARAAMIWIVGEYAERIDNADELLESFLEGFHDESTQVQLQLLTAIVKLFLKKPTETQELVQQVLSLATQDSDNPDLRDRGYIYWRLLSTDPVAAKEVVLAEKPLISEETDLIEPTLLEELICHIGTLASVYHKPPSAFVEGSRGVQHKRLPGSTGSGESVESPDTGSAAGVSEAPPAVIPSQGDLLGDLLNLDLTPTTTGPPPPPASSGMQLGAMDLLGGGLDSLMGDESEPLGGDLGGGPAIGTGFGAPPATMPASFNVPVSGGLDDLFDLGGGVGMAMGAFNPPKTVWLPAMKAKGLEISGTFVRRAGVIQMEMTLTNKAMSVMTDFAIQFNRNSFGLAPAGPLQVLSPLSPNQSIEAVLPLSTVGPVMKMEPLNNLQVAVKNNIDVFYFSCQYPISMLFAEDGKMDRQVFLATWKDIPNDNESQFQIKDCHLNSDAASNKLQGSNIFTIAKRTVEGQDMLYQSMKLTNGIWVLAELRVQAGNPNYTISLKCRAPEVSQCVFQNYETVLKN; this is translated from the exons ATGAAAGCTGACGCCGCTTgtctgtttattttgtggaaAGACGGAAGTAAATCAAATGGGAGGGGACAGAAGGCCATCACAGCTTCTACTACGCCTGTCACG GAGAATCGACAATTTGGATCCAAGATGACGGACTCCAAGTACTTCACCACTACCAAGAAAG GGGAGATCTTTGAGCTCAAGGCAGAGCTGAACAGTGataagaaagagaagaagaaggaggctGTGAAGAAGGTCATTGCATCCATGACAGTTGGCAAGGATGTCAG TGCTCTGTTCCCAGACGTTGTGAACTGCATGCAGACGGACAACCTGGAACTGAAAAAGCTGGTCTACCTCTACCTGATGAACTATGCCAAGAGTCAGCCAGACATGGCCATCATGGCTGTTAACACTTTTGTAAAG GACTGTGAAGACCCTAACCCTCTAATCCGGGCCCTTGCTGTTCGTACAATGGGCTGCATCCGTGTGGACAAGATCACTGAGTACCTCTGTGAGCCGCTGAGGAAATGTCTGAAGGATGAAGACCCATATGTAAGGAAgacagctgctgtgtgtgtagcAAAGCTCCATGATATCAACGCCCAGTTGGTGGAGGACCAAGGTTTCCTGGACACCCTTAAAGACCTCATCTCTGACTCCAACCCCATG GTTGTAGCAAATGCTGTGGCAGCGCTGTCTGAGATAGCAGAGTCTCACCCCAACAGTAATTTACTGGACCTGAACCCTCAGACCATCAATAAGTTGCTGACAGCTTTAAATGAGTGTACAGAGTGGGGCCAGATATTCATTCTTGACTGCCTGGCCAATTACACACCTCGTGATGACCGCGAGTCTCAAAG CATCTGTGAGCGTGTCACCCCGCGGCTCTCCCACGCCAACTCTGCAGTGGTTTTGTCAGCTGTTAAAGTTTTAATGAAGTTCATGGAGATGCTGCCCAAAGACTTGGACTACTATGGCACCCTGCTGAAAAAGCTCGCCCCACCTCTAGTCACTCTCCTCTCTGCTGAGCCTGAGTTGCAATATGTGGCTCTTAGAAACATCAACCTCATCGTACAGAGACG ccCAGAGATCCTGAAACATGAGATGAAGGTTTTCTTTGTTAAGTACAATGACCCAATCTATGTCAAACTGGAGAAGCTGGACATTATGATTCGCCTAGCATCTCAAGCCAACATTGCCCAG GTCCTGGCTGAGCTGAAGGAGTACGCCACTGAGGTGGATGTGGACTTTGTCCGTAAAGCGGTCAGAGCCATTGGCCGCTGTGCCATTAAAGTAGAG CAATCAGCAGAGCGCTGTGTCAGCACACTGCTAGACCTCATCCAAACCAAGGTCAACTATGTGGTGCAGGAGGCCATTGTGGTCATCAAGGACATCTTCCGCAAGTACCCCAACAA GTATGAGAGTGTGATTGCCACCCTGTGTGAAAACCTGGACTCCCTGGATGAGCCGGAGGCACGTGCCGCCATGATCTGGATTGTAGGAGAATATGCCGAGCGCATTGACAACGCCGATGAGCTGCTGGAGAGCTTTTTGGAGGGTTTTCATGATGAAAGCactcag GTTCAGTTGCAACTGCTGACAGCAATTGTCAAGTTGTTCCTGAAAAAGCCCACAGAGACCCAGGAGTTAGTGCAGCAGGTGTTAAGCCTGGCCACACAG GACTCTGATAACCCAGACCTCAGGGACCGGGGCTACATCTACTGGCGTCTGCTCTCGACAGACCCAGTGGCTGCCAAGGAGGTGGTTCTGGCTGAGAAGCCCCTGATCTCTGAGGAGACAGATCTGATTGAGCCCACACTGCTGGAGGAGCTCATCTGCCACATTGGTACTCTGGCCTCTGTCTACCACAAGCCTCCCAGTGCCTTTGTTGAGGGCAGCCGAGGTGTTCAGCACAAGAGACTCCCCGGCAGCACTGGATC TGGGGAAAGTGTTGAGAGCCCAGATACAGGTTCTGCTGCTGGAGTTTCTGAGGCACCCCCTGCTGTCATCCCATCCCAGGGAGACCTCCTCGGGGATCTGCTTAATCTGGACCTGACACCTACCACCACCggaccaccaccaccacccgcTTCCTCTGGCATGCAGTTGGGTGCCATGGACCTTCTTGGAGGAGGACTGGACAGCTTG ATGGGGGATGAGTCTGAGCCG CTTGGCGGAGACCTTGGAGGAGGACCTGCT ATAGGGACAGGTTTCGGTGCTCCACCAGCTACCATGCCAGCTTCTTTcaatgtccctgttagtggCGGTCTGGATGACCTGTTTGACCTCGGAGGTGGAGTCGGTATGGCTATGGGTGCCTTCAACCCCCCTAAAACA GTTTGGCTTCCAGCCATGAAGGCCAAGGGTCTGGAGATATCTGGCACTTTTGTCCGCCGTGCTGGGGTCATCCAAATGGAGATGACCCTCACTAATAAAGCTATGAGTGTCATGACTGATTTTGCCATCCAGTTCAACAGAAACAG CTTTGGTCTTGCTCCGGCTGGTCCTCTCCAAGTACTCAGTCCTCTTAGCCCAAACCAAAGTATTGAAGCGGTCCTTCCCCTCAGTACTGTGGGGCCTGTCATGAAGATGGAGCCTCTCAACAACCTTCAG GTGGCTGTTAAGAACAACATTGACGTATTTTACTTCAGCTGCCAGTACCCCATCAGCATGCTGTTTGCGGAGGACGGGAAGATGG ATCGACAGGTGTTCCTGGCCACATGGAAAGACATTCCTAATGACAACGAGTCCCAGTTTCAGATCAAAGACTGCCATCTCAACTCAG ATGCAGCCTCCAACAAACTGCAGGGTAGCAACATCTTCACCATAGCCAAGCGTACAGTTGAGGGTCAGGACATGCTGTATCAGTCCATGAAACTCACCAACGGCATCTGGGTGCTGGCTGAGCTGAGGGTGCAGGCAGGGAACCCAAATTACACG ATCTCTCTTAAATGCAGAGCTCCAGAGGTTTCCCAGTGCGTTTTCCAGAACTACGAGACGGTGCTGAAGAACTGA